Genomic segment of Psychrobacter sanguinis:
AATTTATCTTGTAAGTTCTTTAAAACGATGGTTGAGTTAACCTCACCAGGACTATAGACATAACCCACATTCTTAAGACTTGGGATAATTTGTTTCATCAAATCAATCTGTGGCTCATAAGGTAGAGCATCAGAGGCACCAGTAACGTTGGTTCCTGACCCATCCCAGCTTTTTAGTAGCTTGGCTTCTACAGGATCAGTCACTGCCGAAAATACGATAGGAATTGAGTTGGTAGCCGCGGCCACTGACTGAGCAGAAGGCGTGGCGATAGCAACTATAACGTCTGGATTATCACCGACGAATTGCTTCGCAATCTGACCGGCGGTAGCAGTGTTGCCTTGTGCACTTTGGAAGTTAATCTTTAAGTTTTTACCTTCTTCATAACCTTCAGCGGCAAGCTCTTCGATCACGCCTTGGCGGACCGCATCTAAAGCAGGGTGCTCAACAATCGCTGTAATGGCAACTTGTTTCACATCGGTTGCAGCTGGCGCATCTGCAGCGTTATTACCTGCTGTCTTATCTTCAGTACTGGGTTGATTACAGCCAGTTAAAACTGCTGCTGCAACGCCGCCCCACATTAGGGTCTTCATAAAGCGATTTTTAGTGTACATCGGTCAATCTCCTGGGAAGTAGTACCCCCTTACAAATTTCCGTCTATAAGGGGTGTGAGCTTTTTAAGCTATTGTTTATTTCGCCGCATTGCTTGGCTTGGTTTCATCCACATTAATGCCATCGGCTATAACAGAAGAATCCAGGGTAATGCCTTGCTGTTTGGCATGCTTTGGACTGACATATAGTGTCAGCTTGTTCATAATTTCAGGTTTAATATCAGTAATAGCTTCGCCATTTAAAACACGGTATACCATCTTGCCTGTGACTCGGCCAAAGTCATAATCATTAACACCAAGTGCTGCTGTTGCCCCGCGGCGTACACTGAATTCATCCGAGGTAATAACCGGAATCTTCATTTCGTTAGCGGCACTGGCCATGGCTTCAAAAGCACTGATAACGTTATTGTCTAAAGAGGTGTAAATAACATCAGCGCGACCTTGCAAACTACGCGTCGCCATCGCCACATCGGTAGGGCGGTTGGCAGTCACTTCTAATATTTTTAGACCACGAGCAGGCGCTGCTTGTTGCAACTGCTTTAATACTGTGACTGAATTTGCTTCACCTGGGCTATAGACATAACCAATGGTCTTGGCGTTTGGCACAATCTTTTGGATTAGGTCTAACGGTGGTTCGATAGGTAGTTGGCTCGACAAACCTGTGATGTTGGCCTGAGTCGGAATATTGTTTTCATTTATCAGTTTGGCTGCCACAGGGTCTGAGATAGCAGTATAGATAATAGGAATAGTGGTGGTCGAGGCGGCGATAGTTTGTGCAGAAGGTGTGGAAATAGCGATGATAGCATCAGGCATATCTCCAGCGAATTGCTTAGCAATTTGTCCTGCTGTCGCCGTATTGCCTTGCGCACTTTGGAAGTTAACCGTTAAATTTTTGCCTTCAACATAATCATTGGCTGCAAGCTCTTCGATAATACCGCGGCGAATTTCATCTAGCGAGGGGTGCTCGACAATCTGAGTAATGGCCACAGTTTTCGCTTCTTTGGTGGTTGCAGCGTTTGAATCTGTTTCAGGAGCGGGCTTATCAGTACAGCCACTTAACGTCGCTAAGCCAACCCCAAGAGTCATCGCCATCATGCTGCGCCAGACTGATTTATTCTTCACAGTAGAGTTGAAGATTGAAACTGGCTTTACAGAGGTCATGAACGAGAGAGAGTTTGACTGCTTTTGCATTTGATAGTCCATTTAATTTTAACAGTGTAAGTCTATATTACAATAATGTAACACAACTGGGAAATAAAAAAAGTAGCCAAAACGCATAACGTAACATATAACACAAAAAATAAAAGCCGATGTTCAACATCGGCTTCTATCTTCAGGCGTTAAGACGGTCAAAGTGTATTAATTGGCAGTTAAGCGTTACGCTAATTGGTCACCCACTTTACACTCATCTGGTAAAGTAATGACGACTAAGCCTGTTTTAGGATCGCCAGAAGATAAAATCATACCTTCTGATACCCCGAACTTCATCTTACGCGGAGCAAGATTAGTCACACAAATGACCTTCTTATTGGCCAACTGCTCAGGCTCATAGAATTTACGAATACCACTAAACACATTGATAGGCTGGTCTTTACCAATATCTAAAGTGAATTGAAGTAGTTTGTCCGCCCCTTCAACGTGATTACACTCAAGCACTTGGGCCACTGTCATTTCAACTTTCATAAAGTCGTCAAATTCAATGTAGCTGTCTAATGCTTCTACATTTTCTTGTTGCGCGTTATCCGCTGAAGTCTGCTTGCTATCGGCAGGTACCATAGTAGGCGTGGCTTCCAAATCTTGTTTTGACTCTTCAATCATGGCATCGATTTGCGACTGTTCAATACGCTGCATTAATGGTTTGAACTTATTGATTTTATGGCCGAGTAATAGCTCATGGCGGCTGGCAAAGCTTAAATCATCAATGTTTAAGAATGATTTAGCATTATCGGTCAGCTCTGGTAACACAGGCGCCAGATACACCATCAGCTGACGGAAGATATTAATCGCCACGGTGCATACATCTTGAACTTCTTGTTCACGGCCTTCTTCTTTAGCCATTGACCAAGGTTTTTTGCTGTCGATGTACTCGTTGGCTTTATCGGCACACTGCATAATTAGGCGCATAGCACGGCTGAATTCACGATTTTCATAAGCCGTTGCAATTTCTTCACCGGCACGAACAATCTCATTCAATAGCTCTGGCTCAGCACAGTTTTCAGAGAGCATACCGTCATATTTTTTAACGATGAAGCCGGCACTACGGCTGGCAATATTTACCACTTTACCGACCATGTCTGAGTTAACCTTTTGCATAAAGTCTGCAAAGTCTAGGTTCATGTCCTCAACTTTATCTGATAGCTTGGTGGCAAAATAATAGCGCAGATACTCTGGGTGAAGGTGCTTAGCAAAGGTTTCAGCTTGGATAAATGTACCGCGCGACTTACTCATTTTTTCGCCATTGACCATCAAGAAGCCATGAGCGAACACCCCCGTTGGCGTACGGTATTGCGCACCTGACAACATAGCCGGCCAGAATAAGGCATGGAAATAAACAATGTCTTTACCGATGAAATGATAAAGCTCAGTTTTGTGTTGGTTCTCTTCCAACCAATAGTCATCGAAGCTCAATTCAGGTCTAAGGGGATCAGTTGAGCCTTGACGCTTTTTGCATAAGTTTTTAAAGCTGGCCATATAACCGATAGGCGCATCTAGCCACACATAAAAGTATTTATCCGGCTCGCCTTCAGGGGTATCTGGAATTTTAAAACCAAAGTAAGGACCATCGCGCGAGATGTCCCAACTTGCCAGACCAGATTCAAACCACTCTTGCAATTTGTTAGACACGGATGTCTGTAAACGACCCTCATCTTTGGTCCACTGTTTTAAGAAGGTTTCGAATTCAGGCAAGTTAAAGAAATAGTGCTTTGAGGTTTTTAGAACTGGCGTCGCACCCGATAGTGTCGAGTATGGGTTTTTAAGTTCAGTGGCATTATAAGTCGTACCGCACACTTCACAGTTGTCCCCATATTGATCTTTGGCCTCACATTTTGGACATTCGCCTTTAACGAAACGGTCTGCTAAGAATAACTGCTTCTCTGGGTCAAACAACTGTTCCACATCTTTGGTTGTAATATGACCCTCGCTATTTAGACGACGGTAAATTAATTCCGAGAACTCTTTATTCTCTTCAGAATGAGTGGTGTGATAGTTGTCGTAGTTAATTAGAAACTTAGCAAAGTCTGCCTGATGCGAGCTTTTGACTTCTGAGATAAGCTGTTCTGGAGTAATGCCTTTTTGTTCTGCTTTAAGCATGATACTCGTACCATGTGCGTCATCGGCGCAAACATAAGTTACCTGATGACCTTGGGCTTTCATAGCGCGCACCCAGATATCAGTTTGAATATGTTCTAAAAGATGACCCAAGTGGATATTGCCATTGGCATAGGGAAGGGCACTGGTAACAAGAATTTGACGCACAAAATCACCTATAAAGTTTATTAATTTTTGAAAGATTATCAGAATATAAAATGTGTGCCTATGATACCGCAAATGTCATAAAAATGGGAATTAACCTCTGTATAAATAGGGCATATTCGTAAAACTAAGACCATAAAAATTAGAGGTTTATTGAAACGGTTAGTACCGAGGACGTACAGATATATTGAAAAAGGTCGTTTGAGGGATTTTAAACAGCCAAAGATTGAGCTAGAATCATCCACTTATAACAATTAGTGTTTATGGATTAAAAAATTAGTTTTAACAAGGATTCGTTATGTTTCAAT
This window contains:
- a CDS encoding ABC transporter substrate-binding protein, which codes for MYTKNRFMKTLMWGGVAAAVLTGCNQPSTEDKTAGNNAADAPAATDVKQVAITAIVEHPALDAVRQGVIEELAAEGYEEGKNLKINFQSAQGNTATAGQIAKQFVGDNPDVIVAIATPSAQSVAAATNSIPIVFSAVTDPVEAKLLKSWDGSGTNVTGASDALPYEPQIDLMKQIIPSLKNVGYVYSPGEVNSTIVLKNLQDKLQPMGITVHSAPAQKSNDIAMAARSIADKVDVIYTSTDNNVVSAYESLYQVAKESKVPLIASDTGSVERGAVAALGVNYHDLGRETGKIVVKILKGEKPGTIPVYKAESLDLYLSKSHAAEQGITLPQALLSKAKEVQD
- a CDS encoding ABC transporter substrate-binding protein, giving the protein MMAMTLGVGLATLSGCTDKPAPETDSNAATTKEAKTVAITQIVEHPSLDEIRRGIIEELAANDYVEGKNLTVNFQSAQGNTATAGQIAKQFAGDMPDAIIAISTPSAQTIAASTTTIPIIYTAISDPVAAKLINENNIPTQANITGLSSQLPIEPPLDLIQKIVPNAKTIGYVYSPGEANSVTVLKQLQQAAPARGLKILEVTANRPTDVAMATRSLQGRADVIYTSLDNNVISAFEAMASAANEMKIPVITSDEFSVRRGATAALGVNDYDFGRVTGKMVYRVLNGEAITDIKPEIMNKLTLYVSPKHAKQQGITLDSSVIADGINVDETKPSNAAK
- the metG gene encoding methionine--tRNA ligase, with protein sequence MRQILVTSALPYANGNIHLGHLLEHIQTDIWVRAMKAQGHQVTYVCADDAHGTSIMLKAEQKGITPEQLISEVKSSHQADFAKFLINYDNYHTTHSEENKEFSELIYRRLNSEGHITTKDVEQLFDPEKQLFLADRFVKGECPKCEAKDQYGDNCEVCGTTYNATELKNPYSTLSGATPVLKTSKHYFFNLPEFETFLKQWTKDEGRLQTSVSNKLQEWFESGLASWDISRDGPYFGFKIPDTPEGEPDKYFYVWLDAPIGYMASFKNLCKKRQGSTDPLRPELSFDDYWLEENQHKTELYHFIGKDIVYFHALFWPAMLSGAQYRTPTGVFAHGFLMVNGEKMSKSRGTFIQAETFAKHLHPEYLRYYFATKLSDKVEDMNLDFADFMQKVNSDMVGKVVNIASRSAGFIVKKYDGMLSENCAEPELLNEIVRAGEEIATAYENREFSRAMRLIMQCADKANEYIDSKKPWSMAKEEGREQEVQDVCTVAINIFRQLMVYLAPVLPELTDNAKSFLNIDDLSFASRHELLLGHKINKFKPLMQRIEQSQIDAMIEESKQDLEATPTMVPADSKQTSADNAQQENVEALDSYIEFDDFMKVEMTVAQVLECNHVEGADKLLQFTLDIGKDQPINVFSGIRKFYEPEQLANKKVICVTNLAPRKMKFGVSEGMILSSGDPKTGLVVITLPDECKVGDQLA